The sequence cacacacacacacacacacacacacacacacacacacacacacacacacacacacacacacacacacacacacacacatatacatacgtacacatatatacatacatacatatatacatatatatatatattatatatatatacatatataactatatgtgtgtgtgcgtgcattcatacatgcatatatatatatatatatatatatatatatatatatatatatatatatatatatataaatatatattcatatttatatacatatatatacatatttatatacatatatatacatacaaatatatgtatgtttatatatacatataaacatatacacatatatatacatacacatacatatatttatttatttatgtatctatttgtttatatgcatatgtatatgtacatgtatatgtctatgtatgtttatatgtatacatatgtatatgtgcacatgaaatatgtatttatgtttatacatgtattcatacatatatatatatatatatatatatatatatatatatatgtatatatatatgtgtgtgtgtgtgtctgtgtgtgtgtgtgtgtgtgtgtgtgtgtgtgtgtgtgtgtgaatgtatgtttatgtatgcatgtatgtatatatatgtgtatgtgtatatgtgtgtgtgtgtgtgtgtgtgtgtgtgtgtgtgtgtgtgtgtgtgtgtgtgtgtgtgtgtgtgtatgtgtgtgtgtgcgtgtgtgtgtctatatggtataattatatgtatatgtatatgtatatgtatatgtatatgtatatgtatatgtatatgtatatgcatatggatatgcatatatgtatatatgtacacacgcatatatatatgtataggtatatatacatacatacatacatacatacatacatacacacatacatacatacatatatatttatatatatgtatatatatttatatacatatatatacatatatatagcctatatacgcacacacacacacacacacacacacacacacacacacatatatatatatatatatatatatatatatatatatatatatatatatatatatgtaattgcatatgtgtgtataaatatgtatgcgtgtatatatatctacatatacatatatatatttatgtatctacgtatacatatttatactcacaaatatatatatatatatatatatatatatatatatatatatgtatgtatatatgtgtgtgtgtgtgtgtgtgtgtgtgtgtgcgcgcgctcgttcAAGGCGTAGACGAATGCATTAGGGCCCTACTCCTTCAACCGAACACCGAGTACCTGGTGTTCCTGGAAGCAGACCTCGACGAGACGAACCTCGAGGGCCGAACCCTGGCGCCCGCGGTCGCCTCCTGGGGCGCGGCAGCGGAGCCCGAGTTCCCATTCTCCAAGACGGTCTTGTAGTAGCGGAAGTTGGCGAACTCGCCGTGGGAGGCGTCGGGCGAGGCGGCGGGCGGGGATCGGGACCGGCCGACGGAGGAGTACCTGGAGGTCCCCCGGCCGGACGAGGGTCTGCCGCGCCGCCGGCCCGTCCACgcggcctcctcctccgccctctccgtggtgggcgtgggcggctcgGGCTCCCTGTTCCTGGCGGTGGTGGAGGTAAACTCTTGGTTCCTGCTGGCGGGGGAGAAGAGCGGCGCCGCGGGGCGGGACCGCGGGCCCGTCCCGAATCGCTGCTCGTAGGTCGTCTTCGTGGACGCCGTCACTCCGGAGGAATCCCGGCGCCAGTCGTAGCTGGCGAAGGGATCGCTCACGCCTTGGAACAGGTTGTCCTCGTCCTCGTGCTCGTCGGCCAGGAAGGTCTCGAAGCGGCCGGAGAATTCGGGCCTCGAGGCGCGGtccggggcgggggggggccaGCCTGGCCGGACCCCGGCGAGCTGCTGATGCTGACCACGGGCTTGCCCAGGCGGAAGGCGGGGCGGAAGGGCAGGGGCGGCCGGTGGGTGGTGATGCGGGGGGTCGTACTTGTGGTGGGccggggggtggtggtggtagtcgtcgtagtggtggttgtggtaggcTTGGGCGTCGTAGTGgtggttgtcgttgttgttgttgtggtggtggtggtggaggtggaggtggaggtcgtGGTGGAAGTGGACGGCGCGGCCGCAGTGGTGGCCGTGGCGATCGAGGGGGACGTGGAGAGGGCGTTCGGGGACTGCGCGGCGTCCCCGTTCTGAGACTTGCCCTTCCTGCCGCCGGCGCCCGTGCTGAACCTGTGGTCGGCCTCGTACTCGTAGTACTCGTACACGTACTCGGGCGAGTTCCTCCCCTGCAGGTCGCCGTACTCGTAGTTGTCCTCGTAGAAGACGGAGCTCGATGACTCGGTCTCGTACTCCTCTTCGGCCGCCGACTCGTCCACCCGGAACAAGTCGTTCTTGCTGTAGTACCGAGTGGAGCGCTTGCAGTCGATGTCCCTCCAGTTGGCGCAGATGAAGTTCTGTTGGTCGAACACCGTGTCGTTCGGGCACAGGAACTTGAAGTCACGAATCTGCGGGAGAAGGATCGCGTTAGAGACGGTTCAGGGAATGCTTTAGCCGTTAGGGGGCGAGGTGAAGCGGAGAATTATTCTGTGCACTGAACAGGGATATTACTGGAAGACATTTTCCCGTTTTCGtgttctctttctatatctctctctatctccatctctgtctctgtcacgatctctgtctctattactgtctctgtctctgacacacacacacacacacacacacacacacacacacacacacacacacacacacacacacacacacacacacacacacacacacacacacacacacacacacactcacacacacacagatatatatatatatatatatatatatatatatatatatatatgtgtgtgtgcatatatatatatatatatatatatatatatatatatacttgttctcACTTTCTTgtgttaataaatgaatgaatgagtgaatgtttGTGTCATAATCAAATAAAGCcaaatttcttcctctcccaaatCCTGTAAAACAACAAGCATTTTATTTCCACAAATCTAAGCAAATGGCAAAAATCCCCTTCTGGCTTTTAATCGCaggtaaacatacacactcactttatcattattttaatttactaTGATTCCCTCCATGTTtagcctctccttttcctcctccctgctGTTGCAGAATAAATGCATTCTATCCGGGACTCAAGCAACGGTAATTTGTTACTTTCTTCAAGTATTCTATACGTTGCTTATAATATTTGTTGcttttgataataattaggatggtaatgataatgatcattatgaaatATAATGCTGTGGGGTGgtagtgggggttgggggtaggggtggggggtagggggtgggggtagtgatACTGATGGACACATTAATGTTTTTTTGAGAATTTGAGAATCATTATCCACTTTCATGGGTTTATTTTTCCTTGTAGATGCgtcgattttacttttttttaatgtgaacGCGGTTTTGGTTATCTTAATCCCACTATATTTCgctgtcttttttctgtctctttctctttctcattctttttctcttttctcttttcgctttctcgtcctttctctctccttctccttcttcctccacctctccctcttcctcatcctcttcctcttcctctttctcccccctctccttctccgctctccccctcccctctccctcttacccccccctcttcacctctatctctctttccctctctctcaatctcacttcctctccttcctctcttccccctgtttcattctcccccccccctccatcaaccAGCGTGCTCCAAGACAGTTGCCTTGACcccatgttatttttgtttttctttctctctctctctatttctttctttctttctttctctctctctctctctctctctctctctctctctctctctctctctccctctctccctctctccctctctccctctctccctctctccctctctccctctctccctctctccctctctccctctctccctctctccctccctccctccctccctccctccctccctccctccctctccctccctctccctccctctccctctccctctccctctccctctctccctccctctctctctttttttttcttttttctttttttcttcttttttgagggtTCCGTATATAAATCGTGTCTTGAATCCCTCAATGGATTTCCTTCATGTATCAACTTTCAGGTTTTCGTAAGAACTCGTTTTCTTGTTtcacaatgttattttttttccgttttttttttttttttttctctctctcggtttttgtAACCGTggtagtttgatttttttttttttttctggaaaaatATTTAGGATTTTATTGAGAATTCGGAAATTATCGGTTCtatgtttcattgttttttgtttttgtttttttataggaAAGTCAATGCAATACCGAAAGattcattaaaatatatgtatattaagtctTCATTCTTTGGAGATCTGAAATCGACAGTAGATAGCTATCCGCAGACCGGTAATTTTGTCACGTTctgttttattccctttttccttttctccttctttttcttttttctctctttttttttttttttttttacgtgccgTGTCGCTTTGATGCAACCGCTAAAGATGTAAGAGGTGgattgaaattaaaaaaaaaaaaaaaaaaatgtgggtgtACGCATGTAAGATTGTGTGTACCgtacgaatgtgtgtgcgtgtgtgtgtgtgtgtgtgtgtgtgtgtgtgtgtgtgtgtgtgtgtgtgtgtgtgtgtgtgtgtgtgtgtgtgtgtgtgtgtgtttgtgtgtgtgtgtgagagagagagagagataaccagacATATGATTGATAATTAAAGAGATGAATGcaagcatacatagatatacagatgatgataatgaaataatgacaataataacaataataataatgatagttataaacataataataacaatagtaataacaaagaacaataatacaagataataacaacaataataataataagaagaagagctgctgcattttatcattatcataataatgataataataaacataataataacaataataataataaataacaataaagaacaataataaagataataacaacaataataataatacgaagaagagcTGCTGCATTTTCAGTcttcgtgacccccccccccccacacacacacccccacccacccactgcgATAATGTCATTAGCACCAGGAAGACTAAAGCAGATGCCATTCCTGAAGTGGTATTAAATTATGAGCTTTGCCAGGTGTTGTCTTggaggtcggggagggggggggggggttggaagagggagagggaaaggggacggtgatgagggagtggagaggggggggggtggatgagggagagggagagggaaggggagggggagggacgggtaATTGGAAAGGGGGGGCCGTCcttaactctccctcccccctttcgttcctctattccctttcctttcccattcccttcctcttacctcattatctccccttccccattccctttcctctttacttctttccctctccttcccatgccCTTCCTTCTTACTTCATTCCTTCACCCTGCCCatgcctcctcccctttacctctttccctccccttccccattccctttcgaTGCCCAGACATGCAAAGAACATTACAAGacagatgagggggaggggggagacgaggaggggagggaggcgaggagggagagggagggagggagggaggtgaggagggggagggagggagggagggagggacataagtgaggaggagggaggtggggatgcaagggagaaaggggagagagggaagagagggagagaggtgaggaggtgaaaagggaggagggaaatgagggaaggaggaaggatgttaagggggacgggggggcggggggggggcggagtaaGAGATTAAAGACTCACTGTTGCAGGAAGTCCTATTTTAACCCAATGACTACTTCTGGTATGGTGGGAGTAAATgaaagatgggggaagaaggggaccagagatgatggaaagagaagggagaaacgggaacagaagaggagataaagatgatgaataagAGAGACGGCTAAAGTGAAAATGAAcatgatggaaggagaaggaggaataagatagAGTAAAGCGAGTCTAGAATTGAGAAGAGGGACAATAGAAGATGGAATAAGCGAAAAAATGGAAAGTAAATGGGGATAagatgataaaaaggagagaagagcagcacaaagagaaagagagatagaggagacaaAAGTAGAGATGTAAAACcaacgggaaaaaaataaaagaaaaggaaagatgaaaaaaatagaaaatatgaagaaaaaatataaaaggatgaaacaagagaaaaaaaaaaagagggaagaaaggagaagaaccaaatataaaaaagggagataaaaaacaaaacaaggactaAAACAAGAGAATTAAAACGTAAGGGAAAACAACACGCAAGGAGCTATTTTCGCATGCTTGTTGTTACATTCATGCCCTCTTCGCCTCCAACTAAACTTATACGACGTCAGAAAGCACAAACAGAATGCGCGGGAAGTTCTGGGTGTATGAGTCAAGGGAGCAGGAAATGTTGCGTTTTTATGCGCGGGAAAGACCACCTTTTTTCCGTCCTGGTTTGAGGAGCTTCGACTGCTGGATACGACTTTTATTTCCGGGTTGCGTATTCGCGTATCGTCTATGTATTTTGAAAGTTGGAGGTATGTATAGttttaacatataaaaataataataataataataataaaataataataataaaataataataataataataataataataataaaataataataataataaaataataataataataataaaataataataataataataataaaataataataataataataataataaaataataataataataataataaaataataataataataaaataataataataataataaaataataataataataataataaaataataataataataataataataataataaaataataataataataaaataataataataataataaaataataataataataataaaataataataataataaaataataataataataataaaataataataataataaaataataataataataataaaataataataataataataaaataataataataataaaataataataataataataataaaataataataataataaaataataataataataaaataataataataaaataataataataataataaaataataataataataataaaataataataataataaaataataataataataaaataataataataataataaaataataataataataaaataataataataataaaataataataataataaaataataataataataataaaataataataataaaataataataataataataaaataataataataataataaaataataataataataaaataataataataataataaaataataataataataataataataataaaataataataataataataataataaaataataataataataataaaataataataataataaaataataataataataaaataataataataataaaataataataataataaaataataataataataataataataataataaaataataataataataaaataataataataaaataataataataataataataataaaataataataataataataataataataataaaataataataataataataataataataataataataataaaataataataataataaaataataataataataaaataataataataataataataataataataataataataataataataataataataataataataataataataataataataataataaaataataataataataatagaataataataataataataataataataataataataaaataataataataataataaaataataataataataataataataataataataaaataataataataataataataataataataataataataataataataataataataataataataataataataccaaacgtAACAACAccagtatcaacaataatgacaataacaacaacaataacacataaACAAGCCAGCATTCCTTCGCAAACACACAATTCTCTCCAAACGACCTTCAGAGAATAACAGAGCGACGCCTCGAAGCCTCGAACAGCTGATCAGACACAGCGAGACGAGACGAAGCAGAATCGCGGGTGTGAAAGCTATCATGCAGATCCCGTTGCGCCATGCAGAGTGAGCCTAGCGTCGTGAAAGGCAAGGGGAGCGAGTAAACAGCATGACTGGTGTGAGAAAATAACCAAGAGGGGCTTACTAATGAGAGGCAAATAGTGTCACAATAATccgtttccctctcgctttctcttcgttttttattttttattttatcttcgcaCTTCGTTTGGGCACGCGAGATCTGTTGCTATTCATTTACATGTCGGTCTGTATCTACCGATTCTTCTATCTACACACTCAAACGtacgcatgtgtgcgtgcgtatgtatgtctatgtttatgtatatgtatatatgtacatacatacacacacatacatacatacatacatatacatatctgtatacatatatctatgtatatatatatttatatatatgcatatatatatatttatatatctgcatatatatatttatatatatgcatatatatatttatatatatgcatgtgtgtgtgcatatatacgtgcatatgtatgtatgtttgtatgtatgtatctctatctatatctatatatatacatatatatatatatttgtatatgtatatatatatgcatacatatatata is a genomic window of Penaeus chinensis breed Huanghai No. 1 chromosome 23, ASM1920278v2, whole genome shotgun sequence containing:
- the LOC125037467 gene encoding LOW QUALITY PROTEIN: flocculation protein FLO11-like (The sequence of the model RefSeq protein was modified relative to this genomic sequence to represent the inferred CDS: deleted 2 bases in 1 codon); its protein translation is MDSCVQPLGLGSLPSSHMFLLQPRLLLLLLLFLLVGGQEPPPNYSHDLLPETNFTCSDKATGGYYADPEAGCQMFHVCVRVSDEEIRDFKFLCPNDTVFDQQNFICANWRDIDCKRSTRYYSKNDLFRVDESAAEEEYETESSSSVFYEDNYEYGDLQGRNSPEYVYEYYEYEADHRFSTGAGGRKGKSQNGDAAQSPNALSTSPSIATATTAAAPSTSTTTSTSTSTTTTTTTTTTTTTTTPKPTTTTTTTNHHHPPAHHKYDPPHHHPPAAPALPPRLPPGQARGQHQQLAGVRPGWPPPAPDRASRPEFSGRFETFLADEHEDEDNLFQGVSDPFASYDWRRDSSGVTASTKTTYEQRFGTGPRSRPAAPLFSPASRNQEFTSTTARNREPEPPTPTTERAEEEAAWTGRRRGRPSSGRGTSRYSSVGRSRSPPAASPDASHGEFANFRYYKTVLENGNSGSAAAPQEATAGARVRPSRFVSSRSASRNTRYSVFG